In the genome of Enterococcus hirae ATCC 9790, one region contains:
- a CDS encoding gluconeogenesis factor YvcK family protein: MKMKTYRIRKPKIVVVGGGTGLPVILKSLRNQGADITAIVTVADDGGSSGAIRESIAMAPPGDLRNVLVSLSDMPQFYEDIFQYRFKKEDQFLANHTIGNLIIAAVAEMRGSTYEAVQLLSKMMHVDGHIYPSSETPLTLHAVFKDGTTAVGESKIAVDRKTIDHVYVRNTTDDSEAKPARKVVSAIMEADMVVLGPGSLFTSILPNLVIQEIGEAVAKTEAEVVYICNIMTQKGETEHFTDADHIRVLHEHLKRPFIDTVLVNTEKVPAGYMDPEIYDEYLVQVTHDFHGLRNEGCRVISTDFLELKNGGVFHDGEKVVEELFRLVFGSKY, encoded by the coding sequence GTGAAGATGAAAACTTACCGTATAAGAAAGCCCAAAATCGTTGTCGTTGGGGGTGGCACAGGCTTACCGGTTATTTTAAAAAGCTTGCGTAACCAAGGGGCTGATATTACAGCAATCGTAACTGTCGCAGATGACGGGGGCAGTAGCGGTGCAATCAGAGAATCAATTGCGATGGCGCCCCCTGGCGATTTGAGGAATGTGTTGGTTTCATTGTCGGATATGCCACAATTTTATGAAGATATCTTTCAGTATCGTTTTAAAAAAGAAGATCAATTTTTAGCCAATCATACGATCGGTAATTTGATCATTGCCGCTGTCGCAGAAATGAGAGGAAGTACATACGAAGCAGTACAACTCCTATCTAAGATGATGCATGTGGACGGTCATATCTATCCTTCTTCTGAAACACCATTAACACTCCATGCAGTTTTTAAAGATGGTACTACTGCGGTGGGGGAATCAAAAATTGCGGTCGATCGAAAAACGATTGATCATGTCTATGTGCGAAATACCACGGATGATAGCGAAGCCAAACCAGCACGAAAAGTTGTTTCTGCCATTATGGAGGCAGATATGGTCGTTTTAGGACCGGGTAGTTTGTTTACTAGCATTTTACCTAATTTGGTCATCCAAGAAATTGGAGAAGCAGTAGCTAAAACAGAAGCCGAAGTGGTGTATATTTGTAATATCATGACACAAAAAGGTGAAACAGAACATTTTACAGATGCTGATCATATTCGGGTGTTGCATGAACATTTGAAACGACCATTTATTGATACTGTTTTAGTTAACACAGAAAAAGTACCAGCAGGTTATATGGATCCTGAAATTTACGATGAATACCTCGTACAAGTAACCCATGATTTTCATGGATTACGGAATGAAGGTTGTCGAGTGATTTCGACTGACTTTTTAGAATTAAAAAATGGAGGTGTCTTCCATGATGGTGAAAAAGTTGTGGAAGAGCTATTTCGTTTGGTTTTTGGTTCCAAATATTAA
- a CDS encoding thioredoxin domain-containing protein, producing the protein MDISIIKADKTNTETGIHYGNLDAPKKMAEFINLACPYCRQWFNESYELLEEAVSKGRLQRVIKLFDKEKESLQRGNVMHHHIDTSDGQVALREIKKVFDSQDDWKNLSLAEVADYAQNKLGLTYQEESPASQAIIAEANAANIRFVPTVILEDHIFDESIKKEELIDYMNE; encoded by the coding sequence ATGGATATATCTATCATTAAAGCAGATAAAACAAATACCGAAACTGGCATTCATTATGGAAACTTAGATGCTCCTAAGAAAATGGCTGAGTTTATCAATCTGGCTTGCCCTTATTGCCGTCAATGGTTCAACGAATCTTATGAATTACTCGAAGAAGCTGTAAGTAAAGGTCGTTTGCAACGGGTGATCAAACTTTTTGATAAAGAAAAAGAAAGTTTGCAACGTGGGAATGTGATGCATCATCATATTGATACATCAGACGGTCAAGTAGCTTTACGAGAAATCAAAAAAGTATTTGATTCGCAGGATGATTGGAAAAATCTTAGTCTAGCAGAAGTAGCAGATTATGCTCAAAATAAGTTAGGTCTAACTTACCAAGAAGAATCTCCTGCCTCTCAAGCAATTATAGCTGAGGCGAATGCTGCCAATATCCGTTTTGTTCCAACTGTTATTTTGGAAGATCATATTTTTGATGAATCGATCAAAAAAGAAGAGCTAATTGACTACATGAACGAGTAA
- the uvrA gene encoding excinuclease ABC subunit UvrA, with translation MANDKIIIHGARAHNLKNINVTIPRDKFVVVTGLSGSGKSSLAFDTLYAEGQRRYVESLSAYARQFLGQMDKPDVDSIDGLSPAISIDQKTTSKNPRSTVGTVTEINDYLRLLFARVGHPICPNDHIEITSQSIDQMADKVLELPERTKIQVLAPIIVKKKGQHKKVFERIQKEGYVRVRVDGEIYDLSEVPELEKNKKHDIAIVIDRVIIKEGIRSRLFDSIEAALRLAEGYVLIDVIGEEEMLFSEHYACPYCGFTVGELEPRLFSFNAPFGACPDCDGLGVKLEVDQDLVIPDRTKTLSQGAIVPWNPISSQYYPQMLAQACESYGIDMETPFEELPLEHQEIVLNGTDELFHFHYENDFGGVRDVETTFEGVLKNIKRRYHDTNSDFTREQMRQYMTELTCQTCHGYRLNPQALSVQINGTNIGQTNELSIQKAVNFFSNLTLSDQEKVIAKPILKEVNDRLSFLENVGLDYLTLSRASGTLSGGEAQRIRLATQIGSNLSGVLYILDEPSIGLHQRDNDRLIGSLKKMRDLGNTLVVVEHDEDTMRAADYLIDVGPGAGHQGGEIVSAGTPAEVAADEDSLTGQYLSGKKSIPVPTERRKGNGQAIKITGATENNLKNISVEFPLGEFVAVTGVSGSGKSTLVNSILKRALAQKINRNSAKPGKFKSISGYESIEKIIDIDQSPIGRTPRSNPATYTSVFDDIRDLFAQTNEAKMRGYKKGRFSFNVKGGRCEACRGDGIIKIEMHFLPDVYVPCEVCHGKRYNSETLEVHYKGKSIADILEMTVEDAVEFFQPIPKIHRKLQTIVDVGLGYVTMGQPATTLSGGEAQRMKLASELHKIANGKNFYILDEPTTGLHTDDIARLLDVLQRLVDAGNTVLVIEHNLDVIKTADHIIDLGPEGGEGGGTILATGTPEEIIEVKESYTGRYLKKIMNGENQLDS, from the coding sequence ATGGCAAATGATAAAATAATTATCCATGGTGCAAGAGCCCACAATTTAAAAAACATCAATGTGACAATTCCGCGAGATAAATTTGTGGTGGTCACTGGATTATCTGGTTCTGGGAAAAGTTCGTTAGCATTCGATACATTATATGCAGAAGGACAAAGAAGATATGTCGAAAGTCTTTCTGCTTATGCACGGCAATTTTTAGGGCAAATGGATAAACCGGATGTTGATAGTATTGATGGGCTAAGTCCAGCAATTTCAATTGATCAAAAAACAACTAGTAAAAACCCTCGTTCAACAGTAGGAACTGTCACAGAAATCAATGATTATCTCCGATTGCTGTTTGCACGTGTGGGGCATCCTATCTGTCCGAATGATCACATTGAGATCACCAGCCAATCTATTGATCAAATGGCTGATAAAGTTTTAGAATTACCTGAACGAACTAAAATTCAAGTTCTTGCGCCGATCATTGTCAAGAAAAAAGGCCAACATAAAAAAGTTTTTGAACGTATTCAAAAAGAAGGATACGTACGTGTTCGAGTGGATGGAGAAATCTATGACTTAAGTGAAGTACCAGAATTAGAAAAAAATAAAAAGCATGATATCGCAATTGTCATAGACCGTGTCATCATAAAAGAAGGAATCCGTTCACGTTTGTTTGATTCAATCGAAGCTGCCTTGCGTTTAGCAGAAGGCTATGTTTTGATTGATGTCATCGGAGAAGAGGAAATGCTGTTTAGCGAGCATTACGCTTGTCCTTATTGTGGCTTTACTGTTGGTGAATTGGAACCAAGACTGTTTTCTTTCAATGCGCCATTTGGTGCGTGTCCTGATTGTGATGGTCTTGGTGTCAAATTAGAAGTGGACCAAGATTTAGTGATACCTGATCGTACGAAGACGTTGAGTCAAGGAGCGATCGTCCCTTGGAATCCAATCAGTTCACAATACTATCCTCAGATGCTAGCTCAAGCCTGTGAAAGTTATGGGATTGATATGGAGACGCCTTTTGAAGAGTTGCCACTTGAACATCAAGAAATCGTGCTCAATGGGACAGACGAGCTGTTCCATTTCCACTATGAGAATGATTTCGGTGGTGTTCGTGATGTTGAAACAACTTTTGAAGGGGTATTGAAAAACATTAAGCGTCGGTACCATGATACGAACAGTGATTTCACAAGAGAGCAAATGAGACAATATATGACTGAATTGACTTGCCAAACTTGTCATGGGTATCGTTTGAATCCTCAAGCTTTATCCGTTCAAATCAATGGAACGAATATTGGACAAACGAACGAGTTGTCTATCCAAAAAGCGGTCAACTTCTTTTCAAATTTGACCCTTTCAGACCAAGAAAAAGTAATAGCTAAACCGATTTTAAAAGAAGTGAATGATCGACTTTCATTTTTAGAAAATGTTGGTCTCGATTATTTAACGCTGAGTCGTGCGTCAGGAACTCTTTCAGGAGGAGAAGCACAGCGGATCCGTTTGGCCACTCAAATTGGCTCGAATCTCTCAGGGGTTCTTTATATTTTAGATGAGCCTTCTATCGGACTCCATCAAAGAGATAACGACCGTTTGATCGGTTCATTGAAGAAAATGCGTGATCTAGGGAACACCCTGGTCGTGGTCGAGCATGATGAAGATACGATGCGTGCGGCAGATTATTTGATTGATGTGGGTCCTGGTGCGGGGCATCAAGGAGGAGAAATCGTTTCAGCTGGCACGCCAGCAGAAGTTGCTGCTGATGAAGATTCTTTAACTGGACAATATCTATCCGGTAAAAAGAGTATCCCAGTTCCAACTGAACGCCGAAAAGGGAATGGACAAGCTATCAAAATCACTGGGGCAACGGAAAATAATTTGAAAAATATTTCAGTGGAATTTCCTTTAGGTGAATTTGTTGCGGTGACTGGTGTGTCCGGTTCAGGTAAGAGTACATTGGTCAATAGTATCCTAAAACGAGCTCTTGCACAAAAAATCAATCGTAATTCAGCAAAACCTGGTAAATTCAAATCAATTTCCGGTTATGAAAGTATTGAAAAAATCATTGATATCGATCAAAGTCCGATTGGGCGCACACCACGAAGCAATCCTGCGACATATACTAGTGTATTTGATGATATTAGAGATTTATTTGCACAAACAAATGAAGCTAAAATGCGTGGGTATAAAAAAGGCCGTTTTAGTTTCAACGTTAAAGGTGGACGTTGTGAAGCCTGCCGAGGCGATGGAATTATTAAGATTGAAATGCACTTTCTACCTGATGTTTACGTTCCTTGTGAAGTTTGTCATGGGAAGCGATATAATTCTGAAACGCTAGAAGTTCATTATAAAGGGAAAAGTATTGCAGATATTTTAGAAATGACGGTTGAAGATGCCGTTGAATTTTTCCAACCAATCCCTAAGATTCATCGAAAACTTCAAACCATTGTCGATGTTGGTCTAGGCTACGTTACGATGGGGCAACCAGCTACAACATTATCTGGTGGGGAAGCACAGCGGATGAAACTCGCTAGTGAATTACACAAAATAGCGAATGGTAAGAACTTTTATATTTTAGATGAACCAACGACTGGTTTGCATACAGATGATATTGCCCGGCTACTTGATGTCTTGCAACGTTTAGTAGATGCAGGGAATACGGTATTAGTGATCGAGCATAACCTTGATGTTATTAAAACCGCTGATCATATTATTGATCTTGGACCAGAAGGCGGGGAAGGTGGCGGTACGATTTTAGCCACTGGTACACCTGAAGAAATCATTGAGGTGAAAGAGAGTTATACTGGTCGATACTTAAAAAAAATCATGAATGGTGAAAACCAACTGGATAGTTAA
- a CDS encoding amino acid racemase, whose amino-acid sequence MENFFSILGGMGTMATESFVRLINHRTKASKDQEYLNYVLFNHATVPDRTAYILDREQESPMPYLLDDVEKQNLLKPNFIVLTCNTAHYFFDELQAATEIPILHMPREAANELVRQNTTGKVAILGTEGSMKAGIYEKEVRQLGFEAVIPDAQLQAKINHLIYHDIKESDYLNKELYYEILAEAVARFDCEKIILGCTELSLMQEYVGENEYPVIDAQSILADQTIARALQHRQATISS is encoded by the coding sequence ATGGAAAACTTTTTTAGTATTTTGGGCGGAATGGGAACGATGGCCACAGAGAGTTTTGTCCGTCTAATCAATCATCGAACCAAAGCCTCAAAAGATCAGGAATATTTAAATTATGTATTATTTAATCATGCGACAGTTCCTGATCGAACGGCTTATATTTTAGATAGGGAACAAGAAAGTCCAATGCCTTACCTACTAGATGATGTTGAAAAACAAAATTTACTCAAACCAAATTTTATCGTTTTAACGTGTAATACAGCTCATTATTTCTTTGATGAACTTCAAGCAGCCACTGAGATTCCGATTCTTCATATGCCACGAGAAGCGGCAAATGAGCTTGTCAGACAAAATACAACTGGTAAAGTAGCCATCCTAGGTACGGAAGGTAGCATGAAAGCTGGAATTTATGAAAAGGAAGTGAGACAGCTAGGCTTTGAGGCTGTCATTCCTGATGCTCAACTTCAGGCGAAAATCAACCATTTGATTTATCATGATATCAAAGAATCAGATTATTTAAACAAAGAACTATACTACGAAATTTTGGCAGAAGCGGTGGCGCGATTTGATTGCGAGAAAATTATTTTAGGCTGTACAGAATTATCGTTGATGCAAGAGTATGTAGGGGAAAATGAATATCCCGTCATTGACGCACAGTCAATCTTAGCTGATCAAACGATCGCCCGTGCCTTACAACACCGACAAGCTACCATATCAAGTTGA
- the whiA gene encoding DNA-binding protein WhiA, with amino-acid sequence MSFAADVKKELTGLEVHREHAKAELAALLRMNGSLGIVNQQFILNVQTENAAIARRIYSLLKDHYNVRSELLVRKKMKLKKNNVYIVRLKQGTKNVLMDLDIMDGMMFNGHVSDEILGNAQKMRSYLRGAFMASGSVNNPETSRYHLEIFSIYEQHNQDICDMLNYYGLHARTLERRNGYISYLKGAEKIADFLTLIGATNSMLRFEDVRIVRDMRNSVNRLVNCETANLNKTIDAAAKQIENIELIESRVGLTALPEKLQEIAELRLKHPEVSLKELGEMIPSGAISKSGINHRIRKINEFAEKLREEAS; translated from the coding sequence GTGTCATTTGCGGCAGATGTCAAAAAAGAACTTACTGGACTTGAAGTTCACCGCGAACATGCAAAGGCGGAATTAGCTGCACTTTTGCGAATGAATGGATCTTTAGGGATTGTAAATCAACAATTTATCTTAAACGTTCAAACAGAAAATGCAGCTATCGCCAGACGGATCTATTCTCTTTTAAAAGATCATTATAATGTCCGAAGCGAGTTACTCGTTCGAAAAAAAATGAAATTGAAAAAGAATAATGTCTATATCGTTCGTTTGAAACAAGGAACGAAAAATGTACTGATGGATCTAGATATCATGGACGGAATGATGTTCAATGGGCATGTATCTGATGAAATTTTAGGAAATGCACAAAAAATGCGATCCTATCTAAGAGGAGCATTCATGGCGTCTGGTTCAGTCAATAACCCTGAAACTAGTCGTTACCATTTAGAAATTTTCTCCATTTATGAACAACATAATCAAGACATTTGTGATATGTTAAATTATTATGGTCTTCATGCTCGAACATTGGAACGTCGAAACGGCTATATTTCATACTTAAAAGGCGCAGAGAAAATTGCTGACTTTTTAACCTTAATTGGTGCGACGAATTCGATGTTGCGCTTTGAAGATGTCCGTATCGTACGTGATATGCGAAACTCAGTCAACCGACTTGTCAATTGTGAGACAGCCAATCTGAATAAAACGATTGATGCTGCAGCAAAACAAATCGAAAATATTGAATTGATTGAAAGTAGAGTTGGATTAACTGCACTACCAGAAAAATTGCAAGAAATTGCAGAATTGAGATTAAAGCACCCAGAAGTCAGTTTAAAAGAGCTAGGAGAAATGATTCCATCAGGAGCGATCTCTAAATCCGGAATCAATCATCGAATCAGAAAGATTAATGAATTTGCAGAAAAGTTGCGCGAAGAAGCAAGTTAA
- a CDS encoding D-aspartate ligase, whose translation MMNSNVNEEFIPILLGSDMNVYGMARSFHEAYGKVCQAYASNQLAPTRYSKIVKVDVIPGFDKDPVFIESMLRLAREKYSDQTKKYLLIACGDGYAELISQHKEELSKYFICPYIDYSLFKRLINKVSFYEVCEEYQLPYPKTLIVRKEMLVDGHLNQELPFDFPVALKPANSVEYLSVQFEGRKKAFIIDNREEFDLILGRIYEAGYTSEMIVQDFIPGDDSNMRVLNAYVDENHQVRMMCLGHPLLEDPTPASIGNYVVIMPDYNEKIYQTIKRFLEDISYTGFANFDMKYDPRDGEYKLFEINLRQGRSSFFVTLNGLNLAKFVTEDRVFEVPFTGTTYGTSQSDQAKLWMGVPNKVFLTYAKANEDKKVAEKMIKENRYGTTVFYEKDRSLKRWLLMKYMFRNYIPRFKKYFHVKEG comes from the coding sequence ATGATGAACAGTAATGTAAACGAAGAATTTATTCCTATTTTATTGGGTAGCGACATGAATGTCTATGGAATGGCACGTTCATTTCATGAAGCGTATGGCAAAGTTTGCCAGGCGTATGCATCAAATCAGTTGGCACCAACTCGCTATAGCAAAATTGTCAAAGTAGACGTAATTCCTGGTTTTGATAAAGATCCGGTCTTTATTGAGTCCATGTTACGTTTAGCAAGAGAGAAATATTCAGATCAAACGAAGAAGTATCTCTTGATTGCATGTGGAGATGGCTATGCAGAACTGATTTCTCAGCATAAAGAAGAACTCTCAAAGTATTTTATTTGTCCTTACATCGATTATTCGTTATTTAAACGTCTGATTAATAAGGTTAGTTTTTATGAAGTTTGCGAGGAATACCAGTTACCTTATCCCAAAACGTTGATTGTTAGAAAAGAAATGTTAGTTGATGGGCATTTGAATCAAGAGTTACCATTTGACTTTCCAGTGGCATTAAAGCCGGCAAACAGCGTAGAATACTTATCTGTCCAATTTGAAGGTCGAAAAAAAGCCTTTATTATCGATAATCGTGAAGAATTTGACTTGATCTTAGGTCGTATTTACGAAGCAGGTTATACAAGTGAAATGATCGTCCAAGATTTCATTCCTGGGGATGATAGTAATATGCGTGTGTTAAATGCTTATGTCGATGAAAACCATCAAGTAAGAATGATGTGTTTAGGTCACCCATTACTAGAAGATCCAACACCAGCTTCGATTGGTAATTATGTGGTGATCATGCCAGATTATAATGAAAAGATCTATCAAACGATTAAACGATTTTTAGAAGATATTTCCTATACTGGTTTTGCGAATTTTGATATGAAATACGATCCAAGAGATGGTGAATACAAACTTTTTGAAATCAACCTTCGTCAGGGAAGAAGCAGTTTCTTTGTCACTCTTAATGGCTTGAATTTAGCAAAATTTGTGACAGAAGACCGTGTATTTGAAGTTCCATTCACAGGGACTACCTATGGGACAAGCCAATCGGATCAAGCAAAATTATGGATGGGTGTACCTAACAAGGTCTTTTTAACTTATGCAAAAGCAAATGAAGACAAAAAAGTTGCAGAAAAAATGATTAAAGAAAATCGTTATGGAACGACTGTTTTTTATGAGAAAGATCGTTCGCTCAAACGCTGGTTATTGATGAAGTATATGTTTAGAAATTACATTCCTCGATTTAAAAAATACTTTCATGTGAAAGAAGGTTGA
- the rapZ gene encoding RNase adapter RapZ: MADNLQLVIITGMSGAGKTVAIQSFEDMGYFCIDNMPPNLIPKFWELIKESGKVTKMALVVDLRSRSFFEEIQNMLVEIENTDFIDTSILFLDASDEELVARYKETRRTHPMAMNGLVTEGIRKERAILNDLKMQASVIIDTTTLTPRQLREKINQTFKTKGDQGFRIEFVSFGFKYGLPIDSDIVMDVRFLPNPHYIPELRPLTGKDQPVYDYVMSFDETELFYNKFLDLLQTVLPGYIKEGKSSLTIAIGCTGGQHRSVALTERLSGALKENYKVNVTHRDKDKRKETVNRS, encoded by the coding sequence ATGGCTGATAATTTACAACTAGTAATCATCACAGGGATGAGTGGCGCTGGGAAGACGGTCGCTATTCAAAGTTTTGAAGATATGGGGTATTTCTGTATTGATAATATGCCACCAAATCTAATTCCAAAGTTTTGGGAATTGATCAAAGAATCGGGTAAAGTGACGAAAATGGCATTAGTGGTAGACTTGCGTTCACGCTCGTTTTTTGAAGAAATCCAAAATATGTTAGTCGAAATTGAGAATACGGATTTTATCGATACGTCGATTTTATTTTTAGATGCATCCGATGAAGAATTAGTCGCACGATACAAGGAAACAAGACGTACCCATCCAATGGCAATGAACGGTTTAGTCACGGAAGGAATTCGTAAAGAACGTGCGATATTGAATGATCTAAAGATGCAGGCCTCGGTCATTATAGACACGACGACTTTAACACCACGTCAGTTAAGGGAAAAAATCAATCAAACGTTTAAGACCAAAGGCGATCAAGGCTTTCGAATCGAATTTGTTTCCTTTGGATTCAAATATGGCTTGCCAATTGATTCAGATATCGTGATGGATGTACGCTTTTTACCAAATCCCCACTATATTCCTGAATTAAGACCTTTGACAGGAAAAGATCAACCAGTTTATGACTATGTGATGTCATTTGATGAAACTGAGCTGTTTTATAATAAGTTTTTAGATTTATTACAGACGGTTTTACCAGGATATATCAAAGAAGGTAAAAGCAGCTTGACGATTGCTATTGGCTGTACCGGAGGGCAACACCGTTCAGTTGCGTTAACAGAACGTTTATCAGGTGCTTTGAAAGAAAATTATAAAGTCAATGTGACTCACCGTGACAAAGATAAACGGAAAGAGACGGTGAATCGCTCGTGA